The Solea senegalensis isolate Sse05_10M linkage group LG9, IFAPA_SoseM_1, whole genome shotgun sequence genome has a segment encoding these proteins:
- the LOC122775006 gene encoding uncharacterized protein LOC122775006 isoform X2, whose product MRRTFECNESMIITIPIGNLKDAGAGQLMPEKFICMFRDSYKVFVCNGKPKPLGAAQAMTGLLLCTIGLVVFDWNTVVYTLPSALFVVSGLLSYAAGTAPHMNLMHQGVTGLIMSLLVVENITALFLIYWLSKAVCRQQFNTLPIIRLKQGD is encoded by the exons atgaggaggacaTTTGAGTGTAATGAATCCATGATCATCACTATTCCCATCGGGAATCTCAAGGATGCTGGAGCAGGTCAACTGATGCCGGAGAAATTCATCTGTATGTTCAGAGATTCCTACAAAGTCTTTGTCTGCAATGGAAAACCAAAGCCTCTCGGA GCAGCTCAAGCCATGACTGGACTGCTTCTTTGTACCATTGGTCTGGTTGTGTTTGACTGGAACACTGTGGTCTACACTCTACCGAGTGCTCTg tttGTGGTCTCTGGTTTGCTGTCCTATGCTGCAGGAACAGCTCCACACATGAACCTG ATGCATCAGGGTGTCACTGGATTGATCATGAGTCTCCTGGTTGTTGAAAACATTACAGCCCTGTTTTTGATCTACTGGCTGAGTAAAGCTGTGTGCAGACAACAATTCAACACCTTG cCCATTATACGGCTGAAACAGGGAGACTGA
- the LOC122775006 gene encoding membrane-spanning 4-domains subfamily A member 4D isoform X1, whose translation MRRTFECNESMIITIPIGNLKDAGAGQLMPEKFICMFRDSYKVFVCNGKPKPLGAAQAMTGLLLCTIGLVVFDWNTVVYTLPSALFVVSGLLSYAAGTAPHMNLVKLSFSLNILSFFWSIAAFSISMIHFHSLSTYKQNHVKMHQGVTGLIMSLLVVENITALFLIYWLSKAVCRQQFNTLPIIRLKQGD comes from the exons atgaggaggacaTTTGAGTGTAATGAATCCATGATCATCACTATTCCCATCGGGAATCTCAAGGATGCTGGAGCAGGTCAACTGATGCCGGAGAAATTCATCTGTATGTTCAGAGATTCCTACAAAGTCTTTGTCTGCAATGGAAAACCAAAGCCTCTCGGA GCAGCTCAAGCCATGACTGGACTGCTTCTTTGTACCATTGGTCTGGTTGTGTTTGACTGGAACACTGTGGTCTACACTCTACCGAGTGCTCTg tttGTGGTCTCTGGTTTGCTGTCCTATGCTGCAGGAACAGCTCCACACATGAACCTG GTGAAGTTGTCATTCTCCCTGAACATTTTAAGCTTCTTCTGGTCAATTGCTGCATTTTCTATCAGCATGATCCACTTTCACTCTTTATCAACTTACAAACAAAACCATGTCAAA ATGCATCAGGGTGTCACTGGATTGATCATGAGTCTCCTGGTTGTTGAAAACATTACAGCCCTGTTTTTGATCTACTGGCTGAGTAAAGCTGTGTGCAGACAACAATTCAACACCTTG cCCATTATACGGCTGAAACAGGGAGACTGA
- the si:ch211-269k10.4 gene encoding uncharacterized protein si:ch211-269k10.4, with protein MACVDVDMDIHGGDEELSRAGRQKLLAPKIQEYQATVLIPDNKGQLHGLLQKQPAVLGSLQVASGLFSVGVGIVFAVSQNINVSLFTLFRVAQLTGTLFIFAGVVSNLLFKYPALLSLSLKVNCGCIIVAVLAACLIGVDLAGWNIENQYFLKMELLALCVMGLEVFLSAILCFWFSKEKRAKSPVTDHSRTK; from the exons ATGGCCTGTGTTGACGTTGACATGGACATCCACGGAGGTGACGAGGAGCTGAGCAGAGCCGGCAGACAAAAGCTGCTTGCGCCCAAGATACAAGAGTACCAAGCTACAGTGCTCATCCCAGACAACAAAGGACAGCTGCACGGGCTGCTGCAGAAGCAGCCTGCTGTGTTGGGG TCTCTGCAGGTGGCAAGTGGTCTCTTCAGCGTTGGAGTGGGGATTGTCTTCGCTGTGTCCCAGAATATAAACGTGTCCCTCTTCACTTTGTTCAGAGTTGCCCAACTCACCGGAACGCTC TTCATCTTTGCCGGAGTTGTGTCCAACCTGCTGTTCAAATATCCAGCATTATTATCC CTGTCCCTGAAGGTGAACTGTGGCTGCATTATTGTAGCCGTGTTGGCTGCCTGTCTGATAGGCGTTGACTTGGCTGGATGGAATAtagaaaatcaatattttttgaaG ATGGAGCTACTGGCACTTTGTGTGATGGGGCTTGAGGTTTTTCTCTCGGCAATCCTCTGCTTCTGGTTCTCTAAAGAGAAACGTGCAAAATCGCCAGTCACCGACCACAGCAGAACTAAATGa